ATGAAAACCTTTCAGTCATAGGGATACCTTCATTGGTAAATTGGCACTAAACAACTAGTGACTTCAGCTTAGGATTTCCATAGCACACAGTTAGGAGAAGAGGCAGTCAGCAGTATATTCATATGAAAAAGCAGGAACCACCATacaaagggcacaatccaacttgagtTTACACTGGgctgggggagttggatgtggcagacctcCGGCTGAGCTGACAGGCTCCCAGCGCCTCCAGGctccactggcagaagcccctcatcccagctccGCCACGGCACTGCCAGAACCCTGATAGTGGTgctggggatggccagcccaCTAGATGGAGAGCTGGTGGTAGCCCCCAAAACAGGGCGCTGCGGGGGTATGGTGGAGGAGCAGCCATGGGGGACTTACacagcatccaagtccccctTGGAGTGCCCCTGTGGGTCCCGATCCAGCCTGAAGTTCTGCCGGCAAAAAGAGTGCTGCTCTTCCTTTTTGGCTCCCGTGCGCAGCTCCCGACAGAGTCTGCATTCAGCCGGGTGGGCAGCTCGAGGTGGAATGCTCTGAAAGGCTACAATACCACAATCTATACTCCTCTgtacagaagtaagccccattgatgtCAATGGGAATTACCCCCAGataagcatacataggattgctgGTAAATTATCTGAAAgaataacattttaaacttaaaataTTTTCCTATGTGGAGTTTCTAAAAATACAAAGCTACTTAAAATAGCTTCCCTGAAAATCTAGTTATATAAAAAAAAGATCAAATGCCTAtgaaaatatttgtaagaaaGCCAAGTATAATCACAATTCTTCATATTTTTGTCACTTTCAAGATTCAGCTATTATTCCCATCCACACTCAAAAAACATAGTGGTAGTAGTAACAGCCTAGCCTGCGATGAGCGTTAATGAACACAACACACTTCTCCGAGATTATGTTCTTCAGATAATTTATTATTAGTTTAAAAATGggtaaaataaaagcaaatgaaCAGTCACAGGGAGAGGAATCATGTCATAGACATTGCACAGCGATATCCAGGGCTTCCAAAGAATGCAACAAAGCAAGTTTATGATTAAaagttatcttttttaaaaaaaagtacacgGGCAAGGATGATTAAAAAGAAGTTTATATAAGGCTTTTAATTAATGGTCTGTATAAGGCTTTTATTTGTAAAATCCAAAAAACAAAACTCGAGAAGTCCCAAAGTACATCTGCCTGGAATAATATCCCCATACCACAAGTATCCAAAAGAGGTCCCACCCACCCCATGTTCAAGGGCCTTCTTCTGATGTCATGAAGTAAGCAAAAGACCTTTGCTTTCCCACCAAGAAGTAGGCTACCACCCACTAAAATATGTCAGATGAACCTTCAAATTACTTGGCCACATCTGACTAAGGGCTTCCCACCAGCATCCTGCAGCTTCCAACTGGGGCCAAATATCTCCAGGACGTCCCTTCAGTCAGTTCTCTTCTTGTTTCTTGCAGACAAAAATATCATTCTGGAGGTGGCAGGCAAGAGCAGTTAGAGACTTAACATATTTGCAAGTTGACCCGCTAAGGCCCCAAAGCATCATTCCTCAAGTGTTGTTGGCCCCGATGTTGCCACAGCGAAGAACACAAAAACATTGCAAGAGCACTACCATGCTTCTAGAAAAAGGAGTCAAACCCTTCACCGCCATCTCCCAcagctttttatttttcttaaaagTTGAGGAGGGGAGAAGACCGAGAGAGGGCTGAAAAGAAGGGCATTCCCAAAGCCTGTGGGCTAGTAGTAGCTACACCATGGGCAATTCTAGGAACCCAGGAAGCCactttatactgagccagactatgggggggggtgtccatcttgctcaatattgtcACCAAATGTGGAAAacgtgtggcccttcagatgtgctggactatgacttccATCACCCTCAACCATGGGTTATGgtaggtggggctgatgggagctagagtccaaccaacatctggagggccacagtctcCCCCTCTTtgctctacactgactgtcaggagctctccaggatttcaaacaggagtccttcccagtccatcctggagatgccatggttGAATCGGGGACCTTTTCCCCACACAAATCCTCCACCGAGCTGGCTTTTAAGGGCTACCACGGCCGATTGTCTTTTGATTGGATGCTGATGTGCACCGTGGTCCCTTGTAGATAAGAGTTACAAATATCCTCCCTCCCAATTCTGCCTACGCTGAATGCTTTTCCAAAACCCCATACAGCTTTCATACTTTTTTTTCCCTACAGGAGAGAGCTTTTCTGCTATACCACAAATGTGTTCATGTAGcccttgcaaaaagaaaaattaagtACCCACAGAAGTAATGCCATACACCAGCACTGGACCCTATTTTTTCAACGTTTTTGCCCTGTCTAGCACTGGAGAGGTTCTCTTTCCTTTCGTTTAGAGAAGCAAAGGAgtttttttttccccctgcaTTAAATGATGCCTCTCCCAAAATTACGTTTGTCAAGTTAAAAATATTACTGCTGTAAGATTTGAAAGAGTATGAAAACAGTTCTAAGGGGGAAGTTGCAGTCATTACTCCAGCAATGACCATCTATACAAAGAATTCCGTGAAGAGACCTGCCCTTGTTTATTTAGACACCAGTACTAGAAATTTGTGCTctcgtttttttaaaagaactaacAAACTTGCAAGCATTCCAAAACAGGCATCTCCCTTAGGTAGCCCTACAAATTCTTAGATCTTTTCTGCACACCTAAGTATGCAGTGATTACTTCTTGGTACTTTCTAACAAAACAGTCACTCCCTCAAGGAATGCCTTACTCGCTGGCAACTTCTCCCCTTAAACCCTACTGAGAAGCCCTACTCAGTAAGGCAATTAAAGCATGTCCTTTTTTATACATTTAACCGCTTTTGCAATTGTAATGCAAAATTCAAGTGGGTTCTCTCTCTCACCACTAATCAAATCAGACATTCAGAGCTGCATTCAATTTGCACAGATAGAAAGGGTGTCACTTGTGGGGAGGAGCAGGTCGTAAACCCTTGCTCTCACTACATAACAGTTTTTCTATTATTTCAGAGAGTGTTATTGCTCCTTTAGCAGAACTCAACAACAAAATCTCAGTTTCTCTATGACTAGACTATGACCTAGTTTGTTTGCACCCTGCACCTGAGATGGATAGTGCTTTGTTTGCATACTTAATTCCTGTCTTTCAGAAACCTAGTTTTGTTTTGGCAGGAGCATTGGGGGGCAATAGCATCCTCAAAGTTTTAAGTGTGAGCAGCCAACTACTTGCCTCTGAGCAAGATTCTCttgactccagttcccataaCTGCAAAGCAACCACTGATtctaaacaaattaataactcaaaaaacaatttTCCCTCTTACCATGAAGCAATTCTGCCCTCACACTTAAGACACCACAAAATACCTCAACACTTACCATTAATCGCACTTGCAAGAACCAACTTAATCGACTggacttcctcttcctttctggaTTCCTAACGTGGCACAGTCTAAATTTATTCATGTCCAAAttgactcttttttttaaaggagaggtCATCATTTCTGTTCACGAATGAAAAATGACACGCACCTCACAAAAAGACTGCCCTTCCAACCAATCTAAGGCATTTCTCCGTAGCCACTCTGCTCTGTAATTTCAGCAACATTTAGAAAatagcatttttaaaggaaagattTTCTTTGCTCACAATGCTCACAGCGTTTGCCAGATCAGTTACTCTTTAAGGTGGCTCAAGACTCTCAGTGGTTTGCATTTTGCCAGTGGCTTCCCATACAAAACCAACCACAACAACCATCTTGCAGACTTCCTGAAGTTTACTGAGATTTGTTGATAGAGGATGGCTGTTATGACAGTCAACATAAATTGTTGTCAGACGAAGAACTCAGCAAAGCTTGCAAGGCTTTGGGCAAAGGCCCAAAACAATCAACACAACGCAGTTGGCGCTTGCCTGGGTCTACCAAGAACCTTGAAGCTGTACAGCTGTGTCACCAGCCGGCATGTCTCCAGCCCAGTTTATTTTGGGACGTTCAATGTACCTCTTACAGTCAAGAAGCATCTGGCTATAATGCTACTGCTATGGAGACAGAACAAATTCTGCCCCATCCTCTTCACGATCCTATGGTTGCACACATCTGCCCTCTTGTACTTGGTACTGAAAAGGTTATCCAAATTTGCCAAGAATACAAACTGCTTTGACACACTTCCCCAAACCTTCTTAAAACTCTTGGGGAGGTGAGCCCCTTTGAGGAAAAGGTTggatacaaatgtatttatttaggctccttttgggaggaggagcaggatataaatgtaataaattcatATTTAGATCCCTGCCTTCCTCCTAAAACAGCCCAaagaggatatttatttattaaatttctatcccacccttcctcccaaagggagcccagggtggcaaacatcaaacaaagcaatttaaaatcaaataaaaaaatatttaaaatgttgaaaagcaactccaaacatttcaaaacatttaCAGCGTCTGAAAACCTTTAAAAAGCAATCATGGtaaagatttctgcattgagcagggggatggactctaTGGCGTTACAGGCCGTTTCCAACTCTACAAGTCTAAGTGCAATCTAAAACTTAACAGGAGCCAATAATTAGGCAAGTCCATTGTGAAGTACATAGAACGTTCTATATAAAACATATCTGGAAGACAGATAATCTAGTATCCTGTGTGCTTTGATGCAAAACCACTTTTAATGACTGGCCTGATTCATTTCCTCAAAGGTTTAACAGAATAACGCAGGCATAAAGGTTGGTAAGGTTTAAAGAGCAACATCAGTCTAAACCTGTGATTTACCCACCAGCCAACCCACCCTGGCAAAAACATCTGTgttttaatacattaatataataAGTGAGCACCTGTGAAGAGTGAAAATAAATTATGGGGTTTAGGTGGCAAAGGAGTTCCTGTTATATGTAAAGTTCTTTGCAGTAGGAGCAACTACATGGCTCCCATGCTATAAACGGCCAATTCATGGATTGCTTTTGCTTGAAGGCTGCCCAGGTTCCTCCTCTTCCGTAAAAACCATCGTCGTCATCAAACATTTGAGAATGATCCTTCCATAAAAACAAGTTACTTTTCCCTTTGAAAAGAAAGATTTCCCTTATTTCCACCACATACAGGGAAAACAGGAGGGCAGCGATTACAAAGGAAGTAGAAAAGAGTCCTTGAGGAAAGCGCTTAACATTCCTGTAGACAAAAATTTAAGTGCAGGCCAACAGGATCCTTAAGGCTGAAGATGCACCCTGGAAGAGAGGTAGCTAGTTCATTCGAATGGCAAGGCTATTGAGGGTTTCATCCGCTTTCATCTGGTGGAGAGTTTAAGATACAACAGGAACACATGTTCCAGCGGTAAAgagagacaggcaggcaggcacagaGAGAGTGTGTAGTCAGCAATCATCAGGATCATTATCATTCCCAGTCGATTCTAGCTCCACGCTGGACAAGAACTTCCGCACAAACTTTCGGCAATTGTAATCCAGTGTGGTGGTGTACACAGTCTTTGGGAGCTTTGGGTAGATGATAGTGGTGCTTGCAAAACTCCTGGGTCTGGGGCGTGGCTCGAAGCGCACTTCGGCTTTGTAACTGCGCCATGTGCTGCCGGGAACACAGACAATCGTTTGGCTGCAAGAGGACAACCCAAGCCCCATCGGCATAGAAATATTATTAATGAAGTGTTTCTCAGAGTCGTATTTTATGGAAGAGGTATACCttagggggagaggagagataaagcagttaacataagaacataagaacataagaagagcctgctggatcaggccagtggcccatctagtccagcatcctgttctcacagtggccaaccaggtgcctgggggaagcctgcaagcaggacccgagtgcaagaacactctcccctcctctccgccaactggttttcagaagcatgctgcctctgactagggtggcagagcacagccatcatggctagtagccattgatagccctgtcctccatgaatttgtctaatcttcttttaaagccatccaacacGGTggtcattactgcgtcttgtgggagcaaattccatagtttaactacgcgctgagtaaagaagtacttccttttgtcaggaaaaaaaatagcCACAAAGATTCTACTCTCCCTCAATACCTATGATTTCTacaatgcctctgaatatcagttgttggaaattgcaagtggggagagaggctgttgcactgaggtcctgcttgcgggcttcccagtgGGTCACCTGGCTGGCCACGataagaacaggacactggacgcAATCCAACTGCAGAGCTTATGTTCTTACATCCAGAGATTTCTCTTTCGTCTTGTATTAACTTAATGGTTAAGAAGATCATTTTTATTCCAACGCACAATCATGCAGACAAGAGTTagcttctctcacacacagagagacagttcACTCAACCTACTGTTTAAATCTTCCACTGAGGGGAAATCATCATGCCTTCCCCAGTAACTCACTCCACTGTCTCTCACAGCAGGGAAGTCTTCTTTTAGAATCTACTTGGATATGTTCGCGTAAAACCCACTTATTCTCGCACTGCTATGGAAATCAGTTTCTCTTTGCCCTCTTTATAACAGACGCTTTATAGGCAATCTAGACGACCTGTTACTTGAGCATTCTTTCCAATTTGTTTGCATAGAGATAAGACGATGTGTTGGCTATTCagtgagtattcatcctgatttgtctgcagggaggttagatga
This portion of the Rhineura floridana isolate rRhiFlo1 chromosome 21, rRhiFlo1.hap2, whole genome shotgun sequence genome encodes:
- the RFLNB gene encoding refilin-B, with translation MVGRLSLPADVPELSDSKRRAERGLDSPDSGLPPSPGPGGWLHSGGGSERGVANALPEPLPKDTTSSLSQLLPSCTLRLCPLSFCEGVAFDPLPPKDIRYTSSIKYDSEKHFINNISMPMGLGLSSCSQTIVCVPGSTWRSYKAEVRFEPRPRPRSFASTTIIYPKLPKTVYTTTLDYNCRKFVRKFLSSVELESTGNDNDPDDC